One genomic region from Diabrotica undecimpunctata isolate CICGRU unplaced genomic scaffold, icDiaUnde3 ctg00000592.1, whole genome shotgun sequence encodes:
- the LOC140431174 gene encoding uncharacterized protein, producing MNTEEQIKIVKRKRGAVKAKLTHFKNFLNDLETDTRSEIHILEDAIYNLNLRIEEANKIIQNYEESQLELENLVDEDELETCYTEREEFTKSFYCELARSKRLQSKLSRHSTDLSNNSSYSENASGSQVNDCNGFRLPPVEVPKFSGSHEDWLEFHETFSSLIHTNSALRNFQKFHYLKSSLSACASEVIASIEFSEANYIVAWNLLCERYNNERLLVHNHVKALFNLDIKTCESSKTLRFLIDSISKHLKALKQLNQPTEHWDTLIIYIVTSKLDNKTAREWEEFRSKMQYPTVQDLKTFLKSKADLLETIESKRDTSSGNTSSFHKKQSRISQSFVNTENVSLRNNNTADRSGNNMTCAFCKQNHYIRSCAEFLKLSPAERNTHAKRLRLCINCLRPGHINTVCRLSNCRKCNGRHNALLHIQNNEYNRRENNTTENSNVSLTCSNISQENVLLATALVQVIDKFNKPHTVRALLDSGSQSSFISSNLCDILNLETENINMAVVGLNSSKSHIKKKCEISVESLHSAYSVKLSCLIINEITGIQPTTVVNINRLNIPKNIILADPEFYKPGPIDLLIGANLFWNLMQIGQIRIGSDQPVLQKTSFGWIISGNITENSNVSHCNLSLNGDIQKQLEKFWLLEECCVKPAISEEEASCEQHFIENTKRDVETGKFVVSIPFKTGTDELGDSEEQARRRFLSLERKLKHNSDLRKKYVDFMNEYKALGHMTKVNKLNTNAIHYYLPHHGVLREESVTTKLRVVFDASAATSTGLSLNDLQMVGPTIQSSLLSILLRFRIHAFVITADIEKMYRQVMINPKERSLQRIFWRSNPNEELKIYELNTVTYGTASAPFLAIRCIMELALNCEGNSPDLSQIIKNDIYVDDLITGADSIQEAVSLGVGISKILSEGCFKLRKWHSNSDTILQIIKGDVPSQKTNSPVQFSEGQNTKTLGLGWSCDSDSLTFKIEPNAIDGRVTKRIILSAVGQIFDPLGLLAPCIIKTKIILQKLWLERLSWDESVPQPLHGEWLKFKSEIPKLNSLIIPRHVTLPN from the coding sequence atgaataccGAAgagcaaataaaaattgtaaaacgaAAACGGGGTGCAGTAAAAGCCAAATTAAcccattttaaaaactttttaaatgatTTGGAAACGGATACAAGGTCTGAAATTCATATTTTAGAGGACGCGATTTACAATTTAAATTTACGTATCGAAGAAGcgaataaaataatacaaaattacgAGGAATCGCAGTTAGAGTTAGAGAATTTAGTTGATGAGGATGAATTAGAAACTTGTTATACCGAACGCGAGGAATTTACGAAATCTTTTTATTGCGAATTGGCCCGAAGTAAGCGATTACAATCTAAACTTTCTCGGCATAGTACAGATTTATCAAATAACAGTTCATACTCGGAAAATGCATCGGGTAGTCAAGTAAACGATTGTAATGGGTTTCGTCTTCCGCCAGTTGAGGTACCGAAATTTAGTGGTAGTCATGAAGATTGGTTGGAATTTCACGAGACTTTTAGCTCGTTAATACATACAAACAGTGCACTACGGAATTTTCAAAAGTTTCATTATCTTAAATCTTCACTTTCAGCTTGCGCGTCCGAAGTAATAGCATCAATTGAGTTTAGCGAGGCAAATTACATTGTAGCGTGGAATTTGCTTTGTGAACGCTATAATAACGAAAGACTTCTTGTTCATAATCATGTAAAAGCATTATTTAATTTAGATATTAAAACATGTGAGTCGTCAAAAACATTACGGTTTTTGATAGATTCTATTTCAAAACACTTAAAagcattaaaacaattaaaccAACCCACCGAACATTGGGATACTTTAATAATTTACATAGTAACTTCTAAGTTGGATAATAAAACAGCGCGAGAGTGGGAAGAATTTAGATCGAAAATGCAATATCCAACAGTGCaagatttaaaaacatttttaaaatcaaaggCTGATTTGCTGGAAACAATAGAATCTAAACGCGATACATCTTCAGGAAATACCTCTTCTTTTCATAAAAAACAATCCAGAATATCTCAATCGTTTGTCAATACGGAAAATGTTTCTTTAAGAAACAATAATACAGCTGATCGTTCGGGAAATAACATGACTTGTGCTTTCTGCAAACAAAATCATTATATTCGAAGCTGTGCAGAATTTCTTAAACTTTCCCCAGCAGAAAGAAATACGCATGCGAAAAGACTTAGATTATGTATAAATTGTTTACGACCTGGTCACATAAATACGGTTTGCAGATTAAGCAACTGCAGAAAATGTAACGGTAGACACAATGCATTATTACATATACAAAATAACGAATACAATAGACGCGAAAATAATACTACAGAAAACTCAAATGTATCTCTAACTTGTTCAAATATTTCTCAGGAAAACGTTTTACTTGCCACAGCTTTGGTACAAGtaattgataaatttaataaACCTCATACCGTACGCGCGTTGCTAGATTCAGGTTCCCAATCTAGTTTTATTTCATCAAATTTATGCGATATACTTAATCTCGAAACAGAAAATATCAATATGGCCGTGGTAGGTCTTAATAGTAGCAAATcccatattaagaaaaaatgcgAAATTTCTGTGGAGTCGCTACATAGTGCATATTCGGTAAAATTATCATGTCTTATCATAAACGAAATTACTGGAATCCAACCAACTACTGTTGTTAATATCAATAGGTtaaatattccaaaaaatatAATCCTTGCTGATCCAGAATTCTACAAACCAGGTCCCATAGACTTGCTCATTGGAGCAAATTTATTTTGGAATCTGATGCAAATTGGACAAATACGTATAGGATCAGATCAGCCAGTATTACAAAAAACTTCTTTTGGATGGATAATTTCTGGAAACATTACAGAAAATTCGAATGTATCTCACTGCAATCTGTCTTTAAATGGTGATATTCAAAAACAACTAGAGAAATTCTGGTTATTAGAAGAATGCTGTGTAAAACCCGCAATATCCGAAGAAGAAGCGTCATGCGAacaacattttattgaaaatacgAAACGCGATGTAGAAACGGGCAAATTCGTAGTATCTATTCCGTTTAAAACGGGTACAGATGAATTAGGTGATTCGGAAGAACAAGCACGAAGGCGATTTTTATCATTAGAACGAAAACTTAAGCATAATTCGGATTTACGTAAAAAATATGTCGATTTTATGAATGAATACAAAGCGTTAGGTCATATGACCAAAGTAAATAAATTGAATACAAATGCTATTCACTATTACTTGCCACACCATGGAGTACTTCGAGAGGAATCTGTTACTACAAAGCTTCGTGTTGTCTTCGATGCTTCGGCTGCCACATCCACAGGTTTATCACTTAATGACCTACAAATGGTAGGCCCAACAATACAAAGTAGTCTTTTGTCAATACTCTTAAGATTTCGAATTCATGCATTCGTGATAACAGCCGACATCGAGAAAATGTATCGGCAAGTAATGATTAATCCGAAAGAGCGATCATTACAACGAATATTTTGGCGAAGTAATCCCAACGAGGAATTAAAGATATACGAATTAAACACGGTTACGTATGGTACTGCTTCAGCGCCCTTTCTAGCAATTCGTTGCATTATGGAGCTAGCCTTAAATTGTGAAGGAAACAGTCCAGATTTatctcaaataattaaaaacgatATATACGTAGACGATTTAATTACGGGTGCTGATTCTATTCAAGAAGCGGTGAGTTTAGGCGTGggtatttcaaaaattttatctGAAGGGTGTTTTAAATTGCGAAAATGGCACTCAAATAGCGATACGATACTTCAAATTATAAAGGGCGACGTACCTTCACAGAAGACCAATTCACCGGTTCAATTCAGTGAAGGTCAAAACACAAAAACATTAGGTCTCGGTTGGTCATGCGATTCTGATTCTTTGACGTTTAAAATTGAACCAAATGCTATAGACGGTCGTGTAACTAAAAGAATCATTCTTTCGGCTGTGGGTCAAATATTTGATCCACTAGGCCTTTTAGCgccttgtattattaaaacgAAGATTATACTTCAAAAGCTTTGGCTAGAGCGATTAAGTTGGGACGAATCAGTTCCTCAACCGTTACATGGTGAATGGCTTAAGTTCAAATCTGAGATTCCTAAACTTAATTCATTAATTATTCCACGTCACGTAACATTACCAAAT